The DNA segment CCCGAACCCAGGAGGCTGAATATGAAACGGATCGGGTTACTCTCCCTGGCGGCGGTCATGGCCGTCGGGGCGGCGACGGGCTTCTCGCAGCAGCACCGCGGGATGCGGTACGACCCCGAGAAGCTGCAGGAGAAACTGGGCCTGACCGACGAGCAGGCCGCTCAGATCAGGGAAGTGGAACACCGGTACGCTCTGGCCGCGGTGGACACGGGCGCGGCCATCGCCAAGGCCCGCCTGGAGTTCCGCGACGAGATGTCTTCGGCCACCCCCGACCTGGAGAAATGCCGTAGGCTGGCCGGCGTCATCTCCTCGGCCCAGGCCGACCAGAGCCGGGCCCAGCTGGAA comes from the bacterium genome and includes:
- a CDS encoding periplasmic heavy metal sensor — encoded protein: MKRIGLLSLAAVMAVGAATGFSQQHRGMRYDPEKLQEKLGLTDEQAAQIREVEHRYALAAVDTGAAIAKARLEFRDEMSSATPDLEKCRRLAGVISSAQADQSRAQLEKQVTIRSMLTPDQWKQYMKLNRPSRRGARGSGEGRGPGGMAGRMSGGGMGGEGCRAAAPVEE